In the Malania oleifera isolate guangnan ecotype guangnan chromosome 1, ASM2987363v1, whole genome shotgun sequence genome, one interval contains:
- the LOC131160156 gene encoding F-box protein At1g47056: MGQSTSSTAVLPTESCRRESSRGCRPTVRSSVVISPAAPEDERDFSCSIVGNRDYISELPDECLASIFQSLSSEDREHCSLVCRRWLKVEGQNHHRLSLNAQAEILGAIPSLFVRFDSVTKLALRCDRRSVSLNDDALILISIRCRNLTRLKLRGCRELTDYGMAVFAQNCKGLRKLSCGSCTFGSKGLNAVLDHCSALEELSVKRLRGINDGVAAEPIGPGLAASSLKLICLKELYNGQCFGPLLIGSKKLRTLKLFRCLGDWDRLLQMIGNGNPNLVEIHLERLQLSDNGLSAISSCSTLEILHLVKTPECTNFGLASVVEHCRLLRKLHIDGWRTNRIDDEGLIALAEHCPNLQELVLIGVNPTSLSLMALASKCHNLERLAICGSDTLGDAEILCIAEKCVALRKLCIKGCPISDHGLEVLAWGCPNLVKVKVKKCRGVTSQIAEWLGMHRGSLAVNLDSSDVELADANASDSGAHEDGSDLPPTVSQIVCFHLALFLAWRAVLIILEKEMCLPSWALS, translated from the exons ATGGGCCAATCGACTTCTTCTACTGCAGTTCTCCCGACGGAGTCTTGCCGCCGCGAGAGCAGCAGAGGCTGTCGGCCCACCGTCCGGTCGTCGGTGGTCATCTCTCCTGCGGCGCCGGAAGATGAGAGAGATTTTTCATGTAGCATAGTTGGAAATCGTGACTATATCTCCGAGCTTCCCGACGAGTGTCTGGCTAGCATTTTCCAGTCGCTGAGCTCCGAGGACCGGGAGCACTGCTCTCTTGTCTGCCGGCGGTGGCTGAAGGTCGAAGGACAGAATCATCACCGTCTTTCTCTCAACGCCCAAGCGGAGATCCTCGGCGCGATACCTTCTCTCTTTGTTCGGTTCGACTCCGTTACGAAGCTAGCTTTGAGATGCGATCGCCGATCCGTCAGCTTAAACGACGACGCGTTGATTCTCATCTCGATCCGGTGTCGGAACCTCACGCGCCTCAAGCTTCGCGGCTGCCGTGAACTCACGGACTATGGTATGGCCGTATTTGCTCAGAACTGCAAGGGTTTGAGGAAGCTCTCGTGTGGCTCCTGTACGTTCGGCTCCAAAGGCTTGAACGCGGTCCTTGATCATTGTTCGGCTCTAGAGGAGCTCTCCGTGAAGCGTCTCCGAGGCATCAACGACGGTGTTGCGGCGGAGCCGATTGGGCCTGGTCTCGCGGCATCTTCTCTCAAGCTCATTTGTCTCAAGGAGCTTTACAATGGACAGTGCTTTGGACCGCTTCTAATCGGCTCTAAGAAGCTCAGAACACTAAAGCTCTTTCGTTGTTTGGGTGATTGGGATAGGCTTCTTCAAATGATCGGGAACGGAAATCCTAATTTAGTAGAAATTCATCTTGAAAGGCTTCAACTGAGCGATAATGGCCTGTCAGCTATCTCCTCTTGCTCAACTCTGGAGATTTTGCACCTGGTTAAGACTCCGGAGTGCACGAATTTTGGGCTTGCATCTGTGGTTGAACATTGTCGGCTTCTCAGGAAGCTCCACATCGATGGATGGAGGACTAATAGGATTGATGATGAGGGTTTGATTGCTTTAGCGGAACACTGCCCTAACCTTCAGGAACTTGTTCTAATTGGAGTGAACCCTACTTCATTGAGTTTAATGGCACTTGCTTCAAAATGCCATAATTTGGAGCGATTAGCAATCTGTGGGAGTGACACGCTTGGTGATGCGGAGATTTTGTGCATTGCAGAGAAATGCGTGGCACTAAGGAAGCTCTGCATCAAGGGATGCCCTATTTCGGATCATGGGCTGGAAGTGCTTGCTTGGGGTTGCCCTAATTTGGTGAAGGTTAAGGTGAAGAAATGTAGAGGAGTGACTAGTCAAATTGCAGAATGGTTGGGGATGCATAGGGGTTCATTGGCTGTCAATTTGGATTCTAGTGATGTCGAACTTGCGGATGCAAATGCCAGTGACAGTGGAGCCCATGAAGATGGTTCTGATCTTCCTCCAACGGTGAGTCAG ATTGTGTGCTTTCATTTAGCACTTTTTCTGGCTTGGAGAGCTGTGTTGATCATCTTAGAAAAGGAAATGTGCCTGCCTAGCTGGGCTTTATCCTAA